In one window of Rhizobium sp. ACO-34A DNA:
- a CDS encoding riboflavin biosynthesis protein RibF — translation MTVFHRNEKKNPLPESLKGGVIAIGNFDGVHRGHQTVLNRALELSKERGIPALVLTFEPHPRSVFRPDQPVFRLTPAPVRARLLEAMGFHSVIEYPFDREFSNRSAEEFVRSILVEWLGASEVVTGFDFHFGKGREGGPAFMMEAGKRHGFGVTLIDAFRDEGTEVVSSSRIRSLLREGDVAQAAGLLGYRFTVEAEVIKGQQLGRTLGFPTANMALPPEAELKPGIYAVRLRRPDGSLHDGVASFGYRPTVTDNGAALLETFVFDFSGSLYGEHCRVSFFGHLRDELKFAGLEPLVEQIRKDEEEARALLAGVSPISPLDAEIAF, via the coding sequence ATGACCGTCTTTCATCGCAATGAGAAGAAGAACCCGCTCCCCGAGAGCCTGAAAGGCGGCGTTATCGCCATCGGCAATTTCGACGGGGTCCATCGCGGCCATCAGACGGTTCTGAACCGTGCGCTGGAGCTGTCGAAGGAACGCGGCATTCCGGCGCTGGTGCTGACCTTCGAGCCCCATCCGCGTTCCGTCTTCAGGCCGGACCAGCCGGTCTTTCGCCTGACGCCGGCCCCGGTCAGGGCGCGCCTGCTGGAGGCGATGGGCTTTCATTCGGTCATCGAATATCCCTTCGATCGCGAGTTTTCCAACCGCTCCGCCGAGGAGTTTGTCCGCTCCATCCTGGTCGAATGGCTCGGCGCGTCGGAAGTGGTGACGGGCTTCGATTTTCATTTCGGCAAGGGCAGGGAAGGCGGACCCGCCTTCATGATGGAAGCCGGCAAGCGCCATGGCTTCGGTGTCACGCTGATCGATGCCTTCCGCGACGAAGGCACCGAGGTGGTTTCCTCGAGCCGCATCCGCAGCCTGCTGCGGGAAGGCGATGTCGCTCAGGCCGCCGGGTTGCTGGGTTACCGCTTTACCGTCGAGGCCGAGGTCATCAAGGGACAGCAGCTTGGCCGCACGCTCGGCTTCCCGACCGCCAATATGGCCCTGCCACCGGAAGCCGAACTGAAGCCCGGCATTTATGCCGTGCGTCTGCGCCGGCCTGACGGCTCCCTGCATGACGGTGTCGCGAGCTTCGGCTATCGCCCGACGGTGACGGATAATGGAGCGGCCCTGCTAGAAACCTTCGTGTTCGATTTCTCCGGCAGTCTCTATGGCGAGCACTGTCGCGTCTCGTTCTTCGGCCATCTCCGCGACGAGCTGAAGTTCGCCGGACTGGAGCCGCTGGTCGAGCAGATCCGCAAGGACGAAGAGGAGGCGAGGGCGCTTCTCGCCGGCGTTTCCCCGATCAGCCCGCTCGACGCCGAAATCGCGTTCTGA
- a CDS encoding HAD family hydrolase gives MAERISNLSDVSRNYDVILCDVWGVLHNGIDAFPSASEALTAAREAGTTVVLITNSPRPSPDVISQLKMIGVADTAFDGIVSSGDVTRTLIAAGPKKIFFLGPDRDFPLLNGLGVERVSADEAEAIVCTGFFDDETETPEDYHDMLVAFQKRGVPLICANPDLIVERGSRMIPCAGAVAAYYEQLGGETRVAGKPYRPIYDAAMATAGKIRGSETAKTRVLAIGDGMPTDVRGALDAGLDLLYISGGIHAAEYTVNGKPDEAILNAYLKRENADPKYWMQRFA, from the coding sequence ATGGCCGAACGCATCTCCAACCTGAGCGACGTCAGCAGGAATTACGACGTCATTCTCTGCGATGTCTGGGGCGTGCTGCACAACGGTATCGATGCATTCCCCTCAGCTTCGGAGGCGTTGACTGCGGCGCGGGAAGCCGGCACCACCGTGGTGCTCATCACCAATTCGCCACGCCCGTCGCCTGATGTCATCAGCCAGCTGAAGATGATCGGCGTTGCGGACACGGCCTTCGACGGTATCGTCAGCTCCGGCGACGTGACCCGCACGCTGATCGCCGCCGGCCCGAAGAAGATCTTCTTCCTCGGTCCCGATCGCGATTTCCCCTTGCTCAATGGACTCGGCGTCGAGAGAGTTTCTGCGGATGAAGCGGAGGCTATCGTCTGCACCGGCTTTTTCGACGACGAGACGGAAACGCCCGAAGACTATCACGACATGCTGGTCGCCTTTCAGAAGCGCGGCGTGCCGCTGATCTGCGCCAATCCCGACCTGATCGTCGAGCGCGGTTCGCGCATGATCCCCTGCGCCGGCGCTGTCGCGGCCTATTACGAGCAACTGGGCGGCGAAACCCGGGTCGCCGGCAAGCCGTATCGCCCGATCTATGATGCGGCCATGGCCACCGCCGGGAAGATCAGGGGCAGCGAGACTGCGAAAACCCGCGTGCTGGCCATCGGCGATGGCATGCCCACGGATGTCCGTGGCGCGCTCGATGCCGGTCTCGACCTTCTCTATATCTCCGGCGGCATTCATGCTGCGGAATATACCGTCAACGGCAAGCCCGACGAGGCGATCCTGAATGCCTATCTGAAGCGCGAGAACGCCGATCCGAAATACTGGATGCAGAGGTTCGCCTGA
- a CDS encoding chaperonin GroL, whose amino-acid sequence MAAKEVKFGRSAREKMLRGVDILADAVQVTLGPKGRNVVIDKSFGAPRITKDGVSVAKEIELEDKFENMGAQMVREVASKTNDIAGDGTTTATVLARAIVREGAKAVAAGMNPMDLKRGIDLAVAEVVKDLQAKAKKISTSAEVAQVGTISANGDKQVGDDIAEAMQKVGNEGVITVEEAKTAETELEVVEGMQFDRGYLSPYFVTNPEKMVADLEDAFILLHEKKLSNLQAMLPVLEAVVQTGKPLVIIAEDVEGEALATLVVNKLRGGLKIAAVKAPGFGDRRKAMLEDIAILTGGTVISEDLGIKLETVTLDMLGRAKKVSISKENTTIVDGAGEKSDIEGRVAQIKAQIEETTSDYDREKLQERLAKLAGGVAVIRVGGSTEIEVKERKDRIDDALNATRAAVQEGIVPGGGVALLRSASKITAKGANDDQEAGVNIIRRALQSLVRQISENAGDEASIVVGKILEKNEDNYGYNAQTSEYGDMIAMGIVDPVKVVRTALQNAASVASLLITTEAMIAELPKKDAPAGMPGGMGGMGGMDMM is encoded by the coding sequence ATGGCAGCTAAAGAAGTAAAATTCGGCCGCTCTGCGCGCGAAAAGATGCTGCGCGGCGTCGACATCCTCGCTGACGCAGTGCAGGTAACCCTCGGCCCGAAGGGTCGTAACGTCGTTATCGACAAGTCCTTCGGCGCTCCGCGCATCACCAAGGACGGCGTATCGGTCGCCAAGGAAATCGAACTGGAAGACAAGTTCGAGAACATGGGCGCCCAGATGGTCCGCGAAGTTGCTTCGAAGACCAACGACATCGCCGGCGACGGCACCACGACCGCAACCGTTCTGGCTCGCGCTATCGTTCGCGAAGGCGCCAAGGCTGTTGCGGCCGGCATGAACCCGATGGACCTGAAGCGCGGTATCGACCTCGCTGTTGCAGAAGTCGTCAAGGACCTGCAGGCAAAGGCAAAGAAGATCTCCACCTCGGCTGAAGTTGCCCAGGTCGGCACGATCTCCGCAAACGGCGACAAGCAGGTCGGTGACGACATCGCTGAAGCCATGCAGAAGGTTGGCAACGAAGGCGTCATCACCGTCGAAGAAGCCAAGACCGCTGAAACCGAACTCGAAGTCGTCGAAGGCATGCAGTTCGACCGCGGCTACCTGTCGCCCTACTTCGTGACCAACCCGGAAAAGATGGTTGCTGACCTCGAAGACGCATTCATCCTCCTGCACGAAAAGAAGCTCTCGAACCTCCAGGCCATGCTGCCGGTTCTCGAAGCCGTCGTTCAGACCGGCAAGCCGCTCGTCATCATCGCTGAAGACGTGGAAGGCGAAGCTCTTGCGACCCTCGTCGTCAACAAGCTGCGTGGCGGCCTCAAGATCGCTGCCGTCAAGGCTCCGGGCTTCGGCGACCGCCGCAAGGCCATGCTGGAAGACATCGCAATCCTTACGGGCGGCACTGTCATCTCCGAAGACCTCGGCATCAAGCTCGAAACCGTCACCCTCGACATGCTTGGCCGCGCCAAGAAGGTTTCGATCTCCAAGGAAAACACCACCATCGTTGATGGCGCCGGTGAAAAGTCCGACATCGAAGGCCGCGTAGCCCAGATCAAGGCGCAGATCGAAGAAACCACTTCGGACTACGACCGCGAAAAGCTGCAGGAACGTCTTGCCAAGCTCGCTGGCGGCGTTGCCGTCATCCGCGTTGGCGGTTCGACCGAAATCGAAGTCAAGGAACGCAAGGACCGCATCGACGACGCTCTGAACGCAACTCGCGCTGCCGTTCAGGAAGGCATCGTACCGGGCGGCGGCGTTGCCCTGCTCCGTTCGGCTTCCAAGATCACCGCAAAGGGTGCAAACGACGACCAGGAAGCTGGCGTCAACATCATCCGCCGCGCTCTGCAGTCCCTGGTTCGCCAGATCTCCGAGAACGCCGGTGACGAAGCTTCGATCGTGGTCGGCAAGATCCTCGAAAAGAACGAAGACAACTACGGCTACAACGCCCAGACGTCCGAATATGGCGACATGATCGCCATGGGTATCGTCGACCCGGTCAAGGTTGTTCGCACGGCTCTGCAGAACGCAGCTTCGGTTGCTTCCCTGCTGATCACCACCGAAGCCATGATCGCCGAACTGCCGAAGAAGGACGCTCCGGCCGGCATGCCTGGCGGCATGGGTGGCATGGGCGGCATGGACATGATGTGA
- a CDS encoding co-chaperone GroES, translating to MASTSFRPLHDRVVVKRVESEEKTKGGIIIPDTAKEKPAEGEIVAVGPGARDENGKAVALDVKVGDRVLFGKWSGTEVKLDGVDLLIMKEADIMGIIG from the coding sequence ATGGCAAGCACATCTTTCCGCCCCCTGCACGACCGCGTTGTCGTCAAGCGCGTCGAGTCTGAAGAAAAGACCAAGGGTGGCATCATCATTCCGGACACCGCCAAGGAAAAGCCTGCTGAAGGCGAAATCGTTGCCGTTGGCCCGGGCGCCCGTGACGAAAACGGCAAGGCCGTGGCTCTCGACGTCAAGGTCGGCGACCGCGTCCTGTTCGGCAAGTGGTCGGGCACCGAAGTCAAGCTCGACGGCGTTGACCTTCTGATCATGAAGGAAGCCGACATCATGGGCATCATCGGCTGA